The following are encoded in a window of Amaranthus tricolor cultivar Red isolate AtriRed21 chromosome 2, ASM2621246v1, whole genome shotgun sequence genomic DNA:
- the LOC130806390 gene encoding uncharacterized protein LOC130806390 isoform X1: MSGGPRVRSTNLTESEERKVLVSAGNKTRTVIEARKPTVKLQKKVDSSPETESKSKEKKLGQITPTLSPPMRNLSAPSILRHGSQLLRGNLSLNASCSSDASSDSSHSRASTGRISRSSVPRIRRKQMVDCKVVDDGLGLVSEVDGTCFKKRCAWVTPNTEDPSYAAFHDEEWGVPIHDDNKLFELLSLSVALAELTWPTILSKRNIFREVFLNFDPISVSKLNEKKISGPGSPGSTLLSEIKLRNIVENARQVCKITEEFGSFDKYIWSFINQKPIVNKFRYPRQVPVKTSKADVISKDLVRRGFRGVGPTVVYSFMQAAGLTNDHLISCFRFQECTAAGEGLEKHDQAKLDEEKPIDMDKLEMTKALDEMSFCSDC; encoded by the exons ATGTCGGGAGGTCCAAGGGTCAGATCGACGAATTTAACAGAATCTGAGGAAAGAAAAGTGTTAGTGTCTGCTGGAAATAAAACAAGAACTGTCATTGAAGCTCGTAAACCTACGGTAAAGCTTCAGAAAAAAGTGGATAGTTCTCCGGAGACGGAATCTAAGAGTAAAGAAAAGAAACTAGGTCAAATTACGCCTACATTGTCACCGCCGATGAGGAATCTTAGTGCTCCGTCGATTTTAAGGCACGGAAGTCAGCTGTTGAGGGGGAATTTGTCGCTAAATGCTTCGTGTTCGTCGGATGCGTCCTCGGATTCTTCACATAGCCGGGCTTCTACCGGGAGGATTAGCAGGAGTAGCGTACCGAGGATAAGGAGGAAGCAAATGGTTGATTGTAAGGTTGTGGATGATGGGTTAGGGTTAGTGAGTGAGGTTGATGGCACTTGTTTTAAGAAAAGATGTGCTTGGGTTACCCCAAATACTG aagatcCATCGTATGCTGCTTTTCATGATGAAGAATGGGGAGTCCCGATTCACGATGACAA CAAACTGTTTGAACTGCTAAGCCTGTCTGTCGCTTTAGCTGAACTAACATGGCCTACTATACTAAGCAAAAGGAACATCTTCAG GGAAGTCTTCTTGAATTTTGATCCAATATCCGTTTCTAAATTAAATGAGAAGAAGATTAGTGGACCTGGAAGTCCTGGTAGCACTCTATTATCAGAGATAAAACTACGCAACATTGTTGAAAATGCACGTCAAGTGTGCAAG ATAACTGAGGAGTTTGGATCTTTCGACAAGTACATATGGAGCTTTATAAATCAGAAACCTATAGTAAACAAGTTCCGATATCCACGTCAGGTGCCAGTGAAGACCTCAAAAGCAGACGTGATTAGCAAGGATCTAGTGCGAAGAGGGTTTCGAGGAGTGGGGCCCACAGTAGTCTACTCGTTTATGCAAGCAGCTGGTTTAACAAATGATCATCTCATAAGTTGCTTTAGATTCCAGGAATGTACTGCAGCTGGTGAAGGTTTAGAAAAACACGATCAGGCGAAACTCGACGAGGAGAAGCCAATAGATATGGATAAACTGGAGATGACTAAAGCTTTGGACGAAATGAGTTTCTGCTCGGATTGCTAA
- the LOC130806390 gene encoding uncharacterized protein LOC130806390 isoform X2 codes for MSGGPRVRSTNLTESEERKVLVSAGNKTRTVIEARKPTVKLQKKVDSSPETESKSKEKKLGQITPTLSPPMRNLSAPSILRHGSQLLRGNLSLNASCSSDASSDSSHSRASTGRISRSSVPRIRRKQMVDCKVVDDGLGLVSEVDGTCFKKRCAWVTPNTDPSYAAFHDEEWGVPIHDDNKLFELLSLSVALAELTWPTILSKRNIFREVFLNFDPISVSKLNEKKISGPGSPGSTLLSEIKLRNIVENARQVCKITEEFGSFDKYIWSFINQKPIVNKFRYPRQVPVKTSKADVISKDLVRRGFRGVGPTVVYSFMQAAGLTNDHLISCFRFQECTAAGEGLEKHDQAKLDEEKPIDMDKLEMTKALDEMSFCSDC; via the exons ATGTCGGGAGGTCCAAGGGTCAGATCGACGAATTTAACAGAATCTGAGGAAAGAAAAGTGTTAGTGTCTGCTGGAAATAAAACAAGAACTGTCATTGAAGCTCGTAAACCTACGGTAAAGCTTCAGAAAAAAGTGGATAGTTCTCCGGAGACGGAATCTAAGAGTAAAGAAAAGAAACTAGGTCAAATTACGCCTACATTGTCACCGCCGATGAGGAATCTTAGTGCTCCGTCGATTTTAAGGCACGGAAGTCAGCTGTTGAGGGGGAATTTGTCGCTAAATGCTTCGTGTTCGTCGGATGCGTCCTCGGATTCTTCACATAGCCGGGCTTCTACCGGGAGGATTAGCAGGAGTAGCGTACCGAGGATAAGGAGGAAGCAAATGGTTGATTGTAAGGTTGTGGATGATGGGTTAGGGTTAGTGAGTGAGGTTGATGGCACTTGTTTTAAGAAAAGATGTGCTTGGGTTACCCCAAATACTG atcCATCGTATGCTGCTTTTCATGATGAAGAATGGGGAGTCCCGATTCACGATGACAA CAAACTGTTTGAACTGCTAAGCCTGTCTGTCGCTTTAGCTGAACTAACATGGCCTACTATACTAAGCAAAAGGAACATCTTCAG GGAAGTCTTCTTGAATTTTGATCCAATATCCGTTTCTAAATTAAATGAGAAGAAGATTAGTGGACCTGGAAGTCCTGGTAGCACTCTATTATCAGAGATAAAACTACGCAACATTGTTGAAAATGCACGTCAAGTGTGCAAG ATAACTGAGGAGTTTGGATCTTTCGACAAGTACATATGGAGCTTTATAAATCAGAAACCTATAGTAAACAAGTTCCGATATCCACGTCAGGTGCCAGTGAAGACCTCAAAAGCAGACGTGATTAGCAAGGATCTAGTGCGAAGAGGGTTTCGAGGAGTGGGGCCCACAGTAGTCTACTCGTTTATGCAAGCAGCTGGTTTAACAAATGATCATCTCATAAGTTGCTTTAGATTCCAGGAATGTACTGCAGCTGGTGAAGGTTTAGAAAAACACGATCAGGCGAAACTCGACGAGGAGAAGCCAATAGATATGGATAAACTGGAGATGACTAAAGCTTTGGACGAAATGAGTTTCTGCTCGGATTGCTAA